In one window of Kitasatospora sp. MMS16-BH015 DNA:
- a CDS encoding carbohydrate ABC transporter permease, which yields MTTRRTTWWKTATGLLLTALMLFPVYWMLNVSFTRDQDMRKSPPDWFPAHGTLEGYRAVLDQQLPYLGTSLVIALGTVALTVALAAPAGYALAKLRPRGGGALGFVLLTAQMIPGIIMAMGFYTIYLKLGMLHSVPGLIVADSTIAVPFAVLIFTAFMSGIPGELLQAARTDGAGTLRTFWSIVLPMSRNAIVTVSLFAFLWSWSDFVFASTLDGGGAHQPITLGIYHYIGNNNQQWNAIMATAVVASIPTALILVLAQRYVAAGVTAGAVKD from the coding sequence ATGACCACACGACGCACCACCTGGTGGAAGACCGCGACCGGCCTCCTGCTCACCGCGCTGATGCTCTTCCCGGTCTACTGGATGCTGAACGTCTCCTTCACCCGCGACCAGGACATGCGCAAGTCCCCACCGGACTGGTTCCCGGCCCACGGCACGCTGGAGGGCTACCGGGCCGTCCTGGACCAGCAACTCCCGTACCTGGGAACCAGCCTGGTCATCGCGCTGGGCACCGTCGCCCTCACCGTGGCCCTCGCCGCACCCGCCGGCTACGCGCTGGCGAAGCTGCGCCCGCGCGGTGGCGGAGCCCTCGGCTTCGTGCTGCTGACCGCCCAGATGATCCCCGGCATCATCATGGCGATGGGCTTCTACACCATCTACCTCAAGCTCGGGATGCTGCACTCCGTGCCGGGCCTGATCGTCGCCGACTCCACGATCGCCGTCCCGTTCGCCGTGCTGATCTTCACCGCGTTCATGAGCGGCATCCCCGGCGAACTGCTCCAGGCCGCCCGGACCGACGGCGCGGGCACCCTGCGGACCTTCTGGTCGATCGTCCTGCCGATGAGCCGCAACGCGATCGTCACCGTCTCGCTGTTCGCGTTCCTCTGGTCCTGGTCCGACTTCGTCTTCGCCAGCACCCTGGACGGCGGCGGCGCCCACCAGCCGATCACGCTGGGGATCTACCACTACATCGGCAACAACAACCAGCAGTGGAACGCCATCATGGCCACCGCCGTGGTCGCCTCGATCCCCACCGCGCTGATCCTCGTCCTGGCCCAGCGCTACGTCGCCGCCGGCGTCACCGCCGGAGCCGTCAAGGACTGA
- a CDS encoding extracellular solute-binding protein gives MNSPTGRRLAAASLAAAVLAAAGTACSSTAGTSAADGSAPSGTYTVWDPYPQFDGASAWAKLLDACGAQAGVQVKRTAFDTSDLTNKELLAAQQGNSPDVLIVDNPVVSTLAQAGVLISTKESKVDTSAVSPNLLAAGQSGGETFGTPIGANTLALYYNKAVLKAAGVDVASVKDWASLTAALTKVKAAGKKGITFSGIGTEEGSFQFLPWFWGSGAQLTHLDSAQAASALSLWTGWVKQGLAPDSVINNTQTTSWQEFATGEFAFAENGTWQLANAKKAGFEYGVIPVPGLTGGTAPAPTGGEFVTVPVQQKTARYEVSDKLVSCLTSADNSLATDTTLSYIAPTPAVQDKQAAADPGLQPWIDAVKAAKGRTSDDLGTKYPKISEQLWTSVQAALTGAKSPQSALSAAQSAAAK, from the coding sequence ATGAACAGCCCCACCGGCCGGCGGCTCGCCGCCGCCTCGCTCGCCGCCGCCGTCCTCGCCGCCGCCGGCACCGCGTGCTCCTCCACGGCGGGCACCTCCGCCGCCGACGGAAGCGCCCCCAGCGGGACGTACACCGTCTGGGACCCGTACCCGCAGTTCGACGGCGCCTCGGCCTGGGCCAAGCTGCTGGACGCCTGCGGCGCGCAGGCCGGTGTGCAGGTCAAGCGGACCGCCTTCGACACCAGCGACCTGACCAACAAGGAGCTCCTCGCCGCGCAGCAGGGCAACTCCCCGGACGTGCTGATCGTCGACAATCCGGTGGTCTCCACCCTCGCCCAGGCCGGTGTGCTGATCTCGACCAAGGAGAGCAAGGTCGACACCTCGGCGGTGTCGCCCAACCTGCTCGCGGCCGGCCAGAGCGGCGGCGAGACCTTCGGCACCCCGATCGGCGCCAACACGCTGGCCCTCTACTACAACAAGGCGGTCCTGAAGGCCGCCGGGGTCGACGTCGCCTCGGTCAAGGACTGGGCCTCGCTGACCGCGGCGCTGACGAAGGTCAAGGCCGCGGGCAAGAAGGGCATCACCTTCTCCGGGATCGGCACCGAGGAGGGGAGCTTCCAGTTCCTCCCGTGGTTCTGGGGCTCCGGCGCGCAGCTCACCCACCTGGACTCCGCCCAGGCCGCCTCCGCGCTGTCGCTGTGGACCGGCTGGGTCAAGCAGGGCCTGGCCCCCGACTCGGTCATCAACAACACCCAGACCACCAGCTGGCAGGAGTTCGCCACCGGCGAGTTCGCCTTCGCCGAGAACGGCACCTGGCAGCTGGCCAACGCGAAGAAGGCCGGCTTCGAGTACGGGGTCATCCCCGTGCCCGGCCTGACCGGCGGCACCGCCCCGGCCCCGACCGGCGGCGAGTTCGTCACCGTCCCGGTCCAGCAGAAGACGGCCCGCTACGAGGTCTCCGACAAGCTGGTGTCCTGCCTGACCAGCGCGGACAACTCCCTCGCCACCGACACCACGCTCTCCTACATCGCCCCCACCCCGGCGGTCCAGGACAAGCAGGCCGCCGCCGACCCCGGCCTGCAGCCGTGGATCGACGCGGTCAAGGCCGCCAAGGGCCGCACCAGCGACGACCTGGGCACCAAGTACCCCAAGATCTCCGAGCAGTTGTGGACCTCGGTGCAGGCCGCGCTGACCGGCGCCAAATCGCCGCAGTCCGCACTCTCCGCAGCGCAGTCGGCCGCCGCCAAGTAG
- a CDS encoding RICIN domain-containing protein: MKSFPTPSRAVSSAAVLLTALATTLVPAAQSHAADTSVSVDFSTAGGAPTYRASGTIYGMTPDGSLPQDHFYRDIKWHAERAGGAQLNSGGYATSLADYQTRWNSTLAQYRRTVALGGTFILLPHDLWGADGTTNQAFPGDNGDWTTFDAFVNQLFSDVRANNMTVQWDLWNEPNGQNFWGRPESQYLHMWSRFYAAVRADFPGQLIVGPSYSTTPQNNTWWQAFLPYVKTNNAVPDIWSWHAEAGDPVAAAGAMDGLLASYGLTNQRPYQINEYATRAQQTPGGGAWYISRLERAGADGLRGNWGSGLALHDYEANLLTKNSTGQYLPRGEWFTYRYYGAQTGNVVNLAPGANTDGFATKDNTARNAKILLGSNGNTGNITVNLGHLDTTSVVENGQVRAVVQRLSNANGVAGPTTVSDSNLTVDNNAASVTLPWSTATDGYTITLLPPSDTTISTVALSENSGQCLDDTNLSRRTGTQYQQYYCEGGYQQMLDLKPVAGKADTYTVVNELSNLCLDVAGRSTADGAAIEQWTCNGQTNQQFTLSPVTALGNSQDYQLVAAHSGKCVDVSNVSKTAGATIHQWTCDPASSLSTKKNQIWRLLGKS; this comes from the coding sequence ATGAAGTCGTTCCCCACGCCATCCCGAGCCGTGTCCTCCGCGGCCGTCCTGCTGACCGCCCTGGCCACCACCCTGGTGCCCGCCGCCCAGTCGCACGCCGCCGACACCTCCGTCTCCGTCGACTTCTCCACCGCCGGAGGCGCCCCCACCTACCGCGCCTCGGGGACCATCTACGGGATGACCCCCGACGGGTCACTGCCCCAGGACCACTTCTACCGGGACATCAAGTGGCACGCCGAGCGGGCCGGCGGCGCCCAGCTCAACAGCGGCGGCTACGCCACCAGCCTCGCCGACTACCAGACCCGCTGGAACTCCACCCTCGCCCAGTACCGGCGCACCGTCGCCCTCGGCGGCACCTTCATCCTGCTCCCCCACGACCTGTGGGGCGCCGACGGCACCACCAACCAGGCCTTCCCTGGCGACAACGGTGACTGGACGACCTTCGACGCCTTCGTCAACCAGCTCTTCTCCGACGTCAGGGCCAACAACATGACGGTCCAGTGGGACCTCTGGAACGAGCCCAACGGCCAGAACTTCTGGGGGCGGCCGGAGAGCCAGTACCTCCATATGTGGTCCCGATTCTACGCCGCCGTCCGCGCCGACTTCCCCGGCCAGCTCATCGTCGGCCCCAGCTACTCCACGACCCCCCAGAACAACACCTGGTGGCAGGCGTTCCTGCCCTACGTCAAGACCAACAACGCCGTCCCCGACATCTGGAGCTGGCACGCCGAGGCCGGTGACCCCGTCGCCGCCGCCGGCGCCATGGACGGCCTGCTCGCCTCCTACGGCCTCACCAACCAACGGCCGTACCAGATCAACGAGTACGCCACGCGCGCCCAGCAGACCCCCGGCGGCGGCGCCTGGTACATCAGCCGCCTGGAGCGGGCCGGCGCCGACGGCCTGCGCGGCAACTGGGGCTCCGGCCTGGCCCTGCACGACTACGAGGCGAACCTGCTCACCAAGAACAGCACGGGCCAGTACCTGCCGCGCGGCGAGTGGTTCACCTACCGCTACTACGGCGCCCAGACCGGCAACGTGGTCAACCTCGCCCCCGGCGCCAACACCGACGGCTTCGCCACCAAGGACAACACCGCGCGCAACGCGAAGATCCTGCTCGGCAGCAATGGCAACACCGGTAACATCACTGTCAACCTGGGCCACCTCGACACCACCTCGGTGGTGGAGAACGGCCAGGTCCGCGCCGTCGTCCAGCGCCTCTCCAACGCCAACGGCGTCGCCGGGCCCACCACCGTCTCCGACAGCAATCTGACCGTCGACAACAACGCCGCCTCGGTGACCCTCCCCTGGTCCACCGCCACGGACGGCTACACCATCACCCTCCTCCCGCCGTCCGACACCACGATCTCCACCGTCGCGCTCAGCGAGAACAGCGGCCAGTGCCTGGACGACACCAACCTCTCCAGGCGCACCGGCACCCAGTACCAGCAGTACTACTGCGAGGGCGGCTACCAGCAGATGCTCGACCTCAAGCCGGTCGCCGGAAAGGCCGACACGTACACCGTCGTCAACGAGCTCAGCAACCTGTGCCTGGACGTCGCGGGCCGGTCCACGGCCGACGGTGCCGCCATCGAGCAGTGGACCTGCAACGGTCAGACCAACCAGCAGTTCACCCTCAGCCCGGTCACCGCGCTCGGCAACAGCCAGGACTACCAGCTCGTCGCCGCGCACAGCGGTAAGTGCGTCGACGTCAGCAACGTCTCGAAGACGGCCGGAGCCACGATCCACCAGTGGACCTGCGACCCCGCGAGCAGCCTGAGCACCAAGAAGAACCAGATCTGGCGCCTTCTCGGCAAGAGCTGA
- a CDS encoding amylo-alpha-1,6-glucosidase, whose protein sequence is MTDAPTGPAFNIREIPFSSHGSWFGLSPVVSEHVRAEDLHLVSHQGGMHPVLRLVPVAGAGGERVETDWHATPGRLTWAGQGGQIELAYQRADTLRLRGTGLGLRICAAAERLTPFSGTYFIHDPLDGSYVFTSYETGRRYRVSVLAGREADVRGVESLGAADRGLTLTGDDTGCWEAAVEELDSARAPHEPSGTHERTAERADRRFTEFAEAVTPWRTPDTPAAELAAYVLWSATVGPAGFLQRPAVLMSKHWMDKVWSWDHCFNALALAPGAPELAWDQFQIMFDHQDASGALPDSVTHSEILYNFVKPPIHGWALRHLRRRLPQPLSRAELAEAYHRLARWSRFWLDSRRAPGQTLPHYQHGNDSGWDNSTTFDPGRVRITADLSAFLILQLRELAELATELDRADEAAAWAHSADTLQAAMVDELWTGERFQSRSPRTGAAATSLSLLDLMPVVLGEHLPSEISTRLAAHIETHLTAHGLATERPDSPRYQADGYWRGPIWAPATVLIEDGLRRAGHVGLADEISVRFRALCEKSGFAENFDALTGEGLRDRAYTWTAGSYLLLAEAHAHRSGR, encoded by the coding sequence ATGACCGACGCCCCGACCGGCCCGGCCTTCAACATCCGCGAGATCCCGTTCAGCAGCCACGGCTCCTGGTTCGGCCTCTCACCCGTGGTCTCCGAGCACGTCCGCGCCGAGGACCTGCACCTGGTCTCCCACCAGGGCGGCATGCACCCCGTGCTGCGCCTAGTGCCCGTCGCCGGGGCGGGCGGCGAGCGGGTCGAGACCGACTGGCACGCCACTCCGGGGCGGCTGACCTGGGCCGGGCAGGGCGGGCAGATCGAGCTGGCCTACCAGCGGGCCGACACCCTGCGGCTGCGCGGCACCGGGCTGGGCCTGCGGATCTGCGCCGCGGCCGAGCGGCTCACGCCGTTCAGCGGCACGTACTTCATCCACGACCCGCTCGACGGCTCCTACGTGTTCACCTCCTACGAGACCGGCCGGCGCTACCGCGTCAGCGTGCTGGCCGGGCGGGAGGCGGACGTCCGCGGGGTGGAGTCGCTCGGGGCCGCCGACCGCGGGCTGACCCTGACCGGCGACGACACCGGCTGCTGGGAGGCGGCCGTCGAGGAGCTCGACAGCGCCCGGGCGCCTCACGAACCGTCAGGCACCCACGAGCGGACGGCGGAACGGGCCGACCGGAGGTTCACCGAGTTCGCCGAAGCCGTCACCCCCTGGCGCACCCCGGACACCCCGGCCGCCGAGCTGGCGGCGTACGTGCTGTGGTCCGCGACGGTCGGGCCGGCCGGGTTCCTCCAGCGCCCCGCCGTCCTGATGTCCAAGCACTGGATGGACAAGGTCTGGAGCTGGGACCACTGCTTCAACGCGCTCGCCCTGGCCCCGGGCGCCCCGGAGCTGGCCTGGGACCAGTTCCAGATCATGTTCGACCACCAGGACGCGAGCGGCGCACTGCCCGACTCCGTGACCCACTCCGAGATCCTCTACAACTTCGTCAAGCCGCCCATCCACGGCTGGGCCCTGCGCCACCTGAGGCGACGCCTGCCGCAGCCCCTGAGCCGCGCCGAACTCGCCGAGGCGTACCACCGCCTGGCCCGGTGGAGCAGGTTCTGGCTCGACTCCAGGCGCGCACCCGGACAGACGCTCCCGCACTACCAGCACGGCAACGACAGCGGCTGGGACAACTCCACCACCTTCGACCCCGGACGGGTGCGGATCACCGCCGATCTCTCCGCCTTCCTGATCCTGCAACTGCGCGAACTCGCCGAGCTCGCCACCGAACTCGACCGCGCCGACGAAGCCGCCGCCTGGGCGCACTCGGCCGACACCCTCCAGGCTGCCATGGTCGACGAGCTGTGGACGGGCGAACGCTTCCAGAGCCGCTCACCCCGCACGGGCGCGGCCGCCACCAGCCTCAGCCTGCTCGACCTGATGCCCGTCGTCCTCGGCGAGCACCTGCCCAGCGAGATCAGCACCCGGCTGGCCGCCCACATCGAGACCCACCTGACCGCCCACGGCCTGGCCACCGAGCGGCCCGACTCACCCCGCTACCAGGCCGACGGCTACTGGCGCGGCCCCATCTGGGCACCCGCCACCGTCCTGATCGAGGACGGCCTGCGCCGCGCCGGGCACGTCGGCCTGGCCGACGAGATCAGCGTCCGTTTCCGCGCCCTGTGCGAGAAGTCCGGCTTCGCCGAGAACTTCGACGCCCTCACCGGCGAGGGCCTGCGTGACCGCGCCTACACCTGGACCGCCGGCAGCTACCTCCTCCTCGCCGAGGCACACGCCCACCGATCCGGTCGCTGA
- a CDS encoding RICIN domain-containing protein produces the protein MKTPTTRPRPTTRTGRRAASTVAVLLAALATTLVPAVPSHAADTSVSVDFSTAGGAPTYHASGTLYGMTPDGSLPQDHFYRDLKWHAERAGGAQLNSGGYATSLADYQTRWNSTLAQYRRTTALGGTFILLPHDLWGADGTTNQAFPGDNGSWTQFDNFVNQLISDVKANNMTVQWDLWNEPDQNGFWSRPQSQYLQMWSRFYAAVRAKAPGQLIVGPSSATPPGSANTWWTTFLSYVKADNAAPDIYSWHAIPHDPVTAVANANATLAAAGLTNTRPYQINEYSGLEQQNPGGGGWFISRLERAGADGLRSNWGGGPALHDYEAGLLTKNSAGQYLPKGEWFLYRYYGSQTGNIVNLTPGTNTDGFATKDNTARNAKILLGDNGNTGNVTVNLNRLDTTSVVENGRVRAILQRIPNNSGGAVTGPVTVSDQTLAVNNNAASVTVPWTDAADGYTVTLLPPSNTTVSTVAVAQHSGQCLDDTNLSTTDGTQYQQYSCEGGYQQMLDLRPVGGRANTYTVVNEYSGKCLDINGASTADGAAVIQWTCSGGTNQMFTLQPVTALGSSQDYQLVAVHSGKCVDVSGVSATPGALVHQWTCDPASSLANKRNQIWRLLGKS, from the coding sequence TTGAAGACACCCACCACACGTCCCCGGCCGACGACCCGCACCGGACGACGAGCGGCCTCGACCGTCGCCGTCCTGCTGGCCGCCCTGGCCACCACCCTGGTGCCCGCCGTCCCGTCGCACGCCGCCGACACCTCCGTCTCCGTCGACTTCTCCACCGCCGGGGGCGCCCCCACCTACCACGCCTCGGGGACCCTCTACGGCATGACCCCCGACGGCTCGCTGCCCCAGGACCACTTCTACCGGGACCTCAAGTGGCACGCCGAGCGGGCCGGCGGCGCGCAGCTCAACAGCGGCGGCTACGCCACCAGCCTCGCCGACTACCAGACCCGCTGGAACTCCACCCTCGCCCAGTACAGGCGCACCACCGCCCTCGGCGGCACCTTCATCCTGCTCCCCCACGACCTGTGGGGCGCCGACGGCACCACCAACCAGGCCTTCCCCGGCGACAACGGCAGCTGGACGCAGTTCGACAACTTCGTCAACCAGCTCATCTCCGACGTCAAGGCCAACAACATGACGGTCCAGTGGGACCTCTGGAACGAGCCGGACCAGAACGGCTTCTGGAGTCGGCCCCAGAGCCAGTACCTGCAGATGTGGTCGCGGTTCTACGCCGCCGTACGGGCCAAGGCGCCCGGGCAGCTCATCGTCGGCCCCAGCAGCGCGACCCCGCCCGGCTCCGCCAACACCTGGTGGACCACCTTCCTGAGCTACGTCAAGGCCGACAACGCCGCCCCCGACATCTACAGCTGGCACGCCATCCCGCACGACCCCGTCACGGCCGTCGCCAACGCCAACGCGACCCTCGCCGCCGCGGGCCTGACCAACACCCGCCCGTACCAGATCAACGAGTACTCCGGGCTGGAGCAGCAGAACCCCGGTGGCGGCGGCTGGTTCATCAGCCGCCTGGAGCGGGCCGGTGCCGACGGCCTGCGCTCCAACTGGGGCGGCGGGCCCGCCCTGCACGACTACGAGGCCGGCCTGCTGACCAAGAACAGCGCCGGTCAGTACCTGCCGAAGGGCGAGTGGTTCCTCTACCGGTACTACGGCTCCCAGACCGGGAACATCGTGAACCTCACGCCCGGCACCAACACCGACGGCTTCGCCACCAAGGACAACACCGCGCGCAACGCGAAGATCCTGCTCGGCGACAACGGCAACACCGGCAACGTCACGGTCAACCTGAACCGCCTCGACACCACCTCGGTGGTGGAGAACGGCCGGGTGCGCGCGATCCTCCAGCGCATACCGAACAACAGCGGCGGCGCGGTGACCGGACCGGTGACGGTCTCCGACCAGACCCTGGCCGTGAACAACAACGCGGCCTCGGTGACCGTGCCCTGGACGGACGCCGCGGACGGGTACACCGTCACCCTGCTGCCGCCGTCCAACACCACCGTCTCCACCGTCGCGGTGGCGCAGCACAGCGGCCAGTGCCTGGACGACACCAACCTCAGCACCACCGACGGCACCCAGTACCAGCAGTACAGCTGCGAGGGCGGCTACCAGCAGATGCTCGACCTCAGGCCGGTCGGCGGCCGCGCGAACACTTACACGGTGGTCAACGAGTACAGCGGCAAGTGCCTTGACATCAACGGCGCTTCCACCGCCGACGGCGCCGCCGTCATCCAGTGGACCTGCAGCGGCGGCACCAACCAGATGTTCACCCTCCAGCCCGTCACCGCCCTCGGCAGCAGCCAGGACTACCAGCTCGTGGCCGTCCACAGCGGCAAGTGCGTGGACGTCAGCGGCGTCTCCGCCACCCCCGGCGCCCTCGTCCACCAGTGGACCTGCGACCCGGCGAGCAGCCTCGCCAACAAGCGGAACCAGATCTGGCGCCTCCTCGGCAAGAGCTGA
- a CDS encoding carbohydrate ABC transporter permease, with translation MNDTAQIPGSRSVREEDGAATAVPSQGRATGGRTGHRPRPPQWAAWGFLTPVVIYLGVFYAYPLYRNVDLSLRHYTVRSFVTGDAPFTGLANYRAVLDDPTFLPALLHTVVFTAGSLLLQYGIGLALAVFFTQHFRLAATLRALFLVPWLLPLIVSASTWSWMLGSDSGVVNALLHAVGIGPVHWLTSPSWSLASIVIANIWIGIPFNLVVLYSGLQSIPASLHEAAALDGANAWQSFRHITFPLLRPVSAITLLLGLIYTLKVFDLIWIMTRGGPVDSSTTLATWSYRLGFGNALPDFGHGAAVGNLLVLIALVFGMVYIRTQRKQQSS, from the coding sequence ATGAACGACACTGCGCAGATACCGGGGAGCCGCTCTGTGCGCGAGGAGGACGGGGCTGCCACCGCCGTCCCGTCCCAGGGACGCGCCACCGGCGGACGCACCGGCCACCGCCCCCGCCCCCCGCAGTGGGCGGCCTGGGGGTTCCTCACCCCGGTGGTGATCTACCTCGGCGTGTTCTACGCCTACCCCCTCTACCGCAACGTCGACCTGAGCCTGCGCCACTACACGGTGCGCTCGTTCGTGACCGGCGACGCCCCCTTCACCGGACTGGCGAACTACCGAGCCGTCCTGGACGACCCCACCTTCCTGCCCGCGCTGCTGCACACCGTGGTGTTCACCGCCGGCAGTCTGCTGCTGCAGTACGGGATCGGCCTGGCCCTCGCGGTCTTCTTCACCCAGCACTTCCGCCTGGCGGCCACGCTCCGGGCCCTGTTCCTGGTGCCCTGGCTGCTGCCGCTGATCGTCTCCGCCTCCACCTGGTCGTGGATGCTGGGCAGCGACTCCGGCGTCGTCAACGCCCTCCTGCACGCGGTGGGCATCGGCCCGGTCCACTGGCTCACCTCCCCGAGCTGGTCCCTGGCCTCAATTGTGATCGCTAACATCTGGATCGGGATCCCGTTCAACCTGGTGGTCCTGTACAGCGGCCTGCAGAGCATCCCGGCCTCCCTCCACGAGGCCGCCGCCCTGGACGGCGCCAACGCCTGGCAGAGCTTCCGCCACATCACCTTCCCGCTGCTGCGGCCCGTGTCGGCCATCACCCTGCTCCTCGGCCTGATCTACACGCTCAAGGTCTTCGACCTCATCTGGATCATGACCAGGGGCGGCCCGGTCGACTCCTCGACCACCCTGGCGACCTGGTCCTACCGCCTCGGCTTCGGGAACGCCCTGCCGGACTTCGGCCACGGCGCCGCCGTCGGAAACCTCCTGGTCCTGATCGCCCTGGTCTTCGGCATGGTGTACATCCGCACGCAGCGAAAGCAGCAGTCGTCATGA
- a CDS encoding LacI family DNA-binding transcriptional regulator, translating into MNIGEIASRAGVSRSTVSYALSGKRAVSDATRKRIQDVIDELDYRPNAAARALKEGRTRTVGLVIPPASTRLTHMQLGFVASVVEAAARADLDVLLSPSGGDHDRSFERLLSGGRVDGVILMEIRLEDSRVRRLQNAKLPFVGIGHTARAHEMCWIDVDYATVINQCVHHLADLGHTSIALVNRSAELVAAGYGPGHRARDGFTAALAQRGIQGIDLACGDDAAAGLECATRLLRDHPDVTAIATINEAALPGIQRGLEEAGLTVPRDFSITGVVGRTWAEEFRPPLTAADVPAQDIGTQAMDLLLERIADPATPLRNILLAPPVSLRGSTGPVRSA; encoded by the coding sequence ATGAACATCGGGGAGATCGCCAGCCGCGCAGGCGTCTCGCGGAGCACCGTCTCCTACGCGCTCAGCGGCAAGCGCGCGGTCTCGGACGCCACCCGCAAGCGCATCCAGGACGTCATCGACGAGCTCGACTACCGGCCCAACGCCGCCGCGCGCGCCCTCAAGGAGGGCCGGACCCGGACCGTCGGCCTGGTGATCCCGCCCGCCAGCACCCGGCTGACCCACATGCAGCTGGGTTTCGTGGCCAGCGTGGTCGAGGCCGCGGCCCGGGCCGACCTGGACGTCCTGCTCTCCCCCTCCGGGGGCGACCACGACCGGTCGTTCGAGCGACTCCTCTCCGGCGGGCGGGTCGACGGGGTGATCCTGATGGAGATCCGCCTGGAGGACTCCCGGGTCCGCAGGCTGCAGAACGCCAAGCTACCGTTCGTCGGCATCGGGCACACGGCCCGTGCCCACGAGATGTGCTGGATCGACGTCGACTACGCCACCGTGATCAACCAGTGCGTGCACCACCTCGCCGACCTGGGCCACACCAGCATCGCCCTGGTCAACCGCTCGGCCGAGCTGGTCGCCGCCGGCTACGGGCCCGGCCACCGAGCCCGGGACGGGTTCACCGCGGCCCTCGCCCAGCGCGGCATCCAGGGCATCGACCTCGCCTGCGGGGACGACGCGGCCGCCGGGCTGGAGTGCGCCACCCGGCTCCTGCGCGACCACCCCGACGTGACGGCGATCGCGACGATCAACGAGGCCGCCCTGCCCGGCATCCAGCGCGGCCTGGAGGAGGCCGGGCTCACCGTGCCCAGGGACTTCTCCATCACCGGCGTGGTCGGCCGCACCTGGGCCGAGGAGTTCCGCCCCCCGCTGACCGCCGCAGACGTCCCGGCCCAGGACATCGGCACCCAGGCCATGGACCTGCTGCTCGAACGCATCGCGGACCCGGCCACCCCGCTCCGCAACATCCTGCTGGCCCCGCCGGTCTCCCTGCGCGGCAGCACCGGGCCCGTGCGGTCCGCCTAG